From Streptomyces asiaticus, one genomic window encodes:
- a CDS encoding winged helix-turn-helix domain-containing protein — protein MTNLRGLSSASASASAPAAPTSPSVPPGRQRLRAVAPDEVPPVADLLHPGATWLPAPPHTVPALPGHPPMVGYLVLVPADRQGPETAGPPPEGVPAVTGDELIRIDPDQRTAEIAGRPLDLTYLEFELLSHLVAHPHRVHTRDQLVTTVWGYGHVGDGRTVDVHVARLRRKMGPEHRGTIVTVRRVGYKYVPTV, from the coding sequence ATGACGAACCTCCGTGGCCTGTCGTCCGCCTCCGCCTCCGCCTCTGCTCCCGCGGCCCCGACCAGCCCGTCCGTCCCGCCCGGCCGCCAGCGGTTGCGAGCCGTCGCACCGGACGAGGTGCCACCGGTGGCCGATCTGCTGCACCCCGGTGCCACCTGGCTGCCCGCTCCCCCGCACACCGTGCCCGCACTCCCCGGTCATCCGCCGATGGTCGGCTATCTGGTGCTGGTCCCGGCCGACCGGCAGGGCCCCGAGACGGCGGGGCCGCCGCCGGAGGGAGTTCCTGCGGTGACGGGTGACGAGCTGATCCGGATCGACCCCGACCAGCGGACCGCCGAGATCGCCGGGCGGCCGCTGGATCTGACGTATCTCGAGTTCGAGCTGCTGAGCCATCTCGTCGCCCATCCGCACCGGGTGCACACCCGCGATCAACTGGTGACCACGGTGTGGGGGTACGGCCATGTCGGCGACGGCCGGACCGTCGATGTCCATGTGGCCCGGCTGCGCCGCAAGATGGGCCCCGAGCACCGGGGGACGATCGTGACGGTGCGGCGGGTGGGGTACAAGTACGTGCCCACCGTCTGA
- a CDS encoding 5-carboxymethyl-2-hydroxymuconate Delta-isomerase has product MPHIVVEYSDTLTDAFDRPGFGAALHPVVAKTVDTAVAGCKTRFRRIEEAHLADGAEDLAMIHIEVSILSGRDAETKRELSAAVVEVARAHVAPVPGLTVQTTVDVRDLDRDCYEKHEAVHPA; this is encoded by the coding sequence ATGCCGCACATCGTCGTCGAATACTCCGACACCCTGACCGACGCGTTCGACCGCCCCGGCTTCGGTGCCGCCCTGCACCCGGTGGTCGCCAAGACCGTCGACACGGCGGTGGCGGGCTGCAAGACCCGGTTCCGGCGGATAGAGGAGGCCCATCTCGCGGACGGCGCCGAGGACCTCGCCATGATCCATATCGAGGTGTCGATCCTGTCCGGGCGCGACGCGGAGACCAAGCGGGAGCTGTCCGCCGCGGTGGTGGAGGTGGCCCGCGCCCATGTGGCGCCGGTGCCGGGGCTGACCGTGCAGACCACCGTCGACGTGCGGGATCTCGACCGGGACTGCTACGAGAAGCACGAGGCGGTCCATCCCGCCTGA
- a CDS encoding SPW repeat protein has translation MADVSRARGDITGHPDVSEMRERYARMMDARDVVFLDGPVLLAGLYFAISPWVVHFSGTSPNLMVNNLILGITIALLGLGLTTAPRRMYSLCWAMSAMGVWMIISPWVVARGADAGVIVNNVVVGAITCLFGLIAAGMVMRKGRETT, from the coding sequence ATGGCCGACGTCTCACGTGCGAGAGGCGATATAACGGGCCACCCCGACGTATCCGAGATGCGGGAGCGCTACGCACGCATGATGGATGCGCGGGACGTTGTCTTCCTCGACGGGCCGGTGCTTCTCGCCGGTCTGTACTTCGCCATCTCTCCCTGGGTGGTGCACTTCTCGGGCACCAGCCCCAACCTCATGGTCAACAACCTCATCCTCGGTATCACCATCGCCCTGCTGGGACTCGGCCTCACCACGGCGCCGAGGAGGATGTACAGCCTGTGCTGGGCCATGTCCGCGATGGGTGTATGGATGATCATTTCCCCCTGGGTGGTCGCCCGGGGCGCCGATGCCGGGGTGATCGTGAACAACGTCGTCGTGGGTGCCATCACCTGCCTGTTCGGCCTGATCGCAGCCGGCATGGTGATGCGGAAGGGCAGGGAAACAACCTGA
- a CDS encoding DUF2848 domain-containing protein, with the protein MTTKPSQPAAQPAPSSLTFELPDGSLHHVEVVQVLNAGYAGRSQEDVAAHVAELAELGVPAPSVTPALYPVAPYLAQQTGRVSVQHARTSGEAEWALVVAADGELLLTAACDHTDRELEVHGVAWSKNAAPDVLATRAWRLSDVAPRLDDLTLRAWVTHDGEETEVQSGTLAELLPPDYWVEVLRERGDLVPGTVLISGTIPMAEGVDQFAGRWRVELGDPATGRTIECSYDVVPLPEPIG; encoded by the coding sequence ATGACAACGAAGCCGTCGCAGCCCGCAGCACAGCCCGCCCCGTCCTCGCTCACCTTCGAACTCCCCGATGGCTCCCTGCACCACGTGGAGGTCGTCCAGGTGCTCAACGCGGGCTACGCGGGACGCAGCCAGGAGGATGTGGCCGCCCATGTGGCCGAGCTCGCCGAGTTGGGCGTGCCCGCGCCCTCCGTGACGCCCGCCCTCTACCCGGTCGCCCCCTACCTGGCCCAGCAGACCGGCCGCGTCAGCGTCCAGCACGCCCGCACCTCGGGCGAGGCCGAGTGGGCGCTGGTCGTGGCCGCGGACGGGGAGCTGCTGCTGACGGCGGCCTGCGACCACACCGACCGGGAGCTGGAGGTCCACGGCGTGGCCTGGAGCAAGAACGCGGCCCCCGATGTGCTGGCCACCCGCGCCTGGCGGCTGTCCGATGTGGCGCCCCGCCTCGACGATCTGACGCTCCGCGCCTGGGTCACCCACGACGGTGAGGAGACCGAGGTGCAGAGCGGCACCCTGGCCGAGCTGCTGCCGCCCGACTACTGGGTCGAGGTGCTGCGCGAACGAGGTGACCTGGTACCCGGCACCGTGCTGATCTCCGGCACCATCCCGATGGCCGAGGGCGTGGACCAGTTCGCCGGGCGCTGGCGGGTGGAGCTGGGCGACCCGGCCACCGGCCGGACCATCGAATGCTCCTACGACGTGGTCCCGCTGCCCGAGCCGATCGGCTGA
- a CDS encoding MFS transporter: protein MQPTASSAPPPRTDRSGVRRAFVASLTGTALEWYDFAVYSAAAALVFGDLFFPSKDPTTGTLLAFSTYAVGYVSRPLGGFVFGRLGDVIGRKKVLIATLVLIGAATLLIGLLPTYATVGVAAPAALVLLRFAQGVGVGGEWGGAVLLSSEFGDPRRRGFYASAAQVGPPAGNLLANGVLAGLGATLTEDQFLSWGWRVAFLLSGLLVVFGLWIRAKLEETPVFKAMEAAQDRPEAPLREVFTTQPRALTAAILSRVAPDVLYAMFTVFVLTYATEELDMSRGSALTAVLIGSSLQIVLIPLAGALSDRVNRRLLYGGAAVAAGVWPFLFFPLVADGSWALLTLGVVGALVIHSLMYGPQAAFIAEQFSPRLRYTGSSLAYTLAGLIGGAIAPLLFTTLLGAYHAWVPLAVYIAITAAVTVAGLWLGRNPSAAEEEEPEPLPVGPTASTTVS from the coding sequence ATGCAGCCCACCGCATCGAGCGCACCGCCACCCCGGACCGACCGGTCCGGGGTCCGCCGCGCCTTCGTCGCCAGCCTCACCGGCACCGCCCTGGAGTGGTACGACTTCGCCGTCTACTCCGCCGCCGCGGCCCTGGTCTTCGGCGATCTCTTCTTCCCCTCCAAGGACCCCACCACCGGCACCCTGCTGGCGTTCTCCACCTACGCCGTCGGCTATGTCTCCCGGCCGCTGGGCGGCTTCGTCTTCGGCCGGCTCGGCGATGTCATCGGCCGCAAGAAGGTGCTCATCGCGACGCTCGTGCTCATCGGCGCCGCCACGCTGCTGATCGGGCTGCTGCCCACCTACGCCACGGTCGGCGTCGCGGCCCCGGCCGCGCTGGTGCTGCTGCGCTTCGCGCAGGGCGTCGGCGTCGGCGGTGAGTGGGGCGGTGCGGTGCTGCTGTCCAGCGAGTTCGGCGATCCACGGCGGCGCGGCTTCTACGCCTCCGCCGCGCAGGTCGGCCCGCCGGCGGGCAATCTGCTGGCCAACGGCGTCCTGGCCGGGCTGGGCGCGACGCTGACGGAGGACCAGTTCCTCAGCTGGGGCTGGCGGGTGGCGTTCCTGCTCTCCGGGCTCCTGGTGGTGTTCGGTCTGTGGATCCGCGCCAAGCTGGAGGAAACTCCGGTCTTCAAGGCGATGGAGGCCGCGCAGGACCGCCCGGAGGCGCCGCTGCGCGAGGTGTTCACCACCCAGCCCAGGGCGCTGACCGCCGCGATCCTCAGCCGGGTCGCCCCCGATGTGCTGTACGCGATGTTCACCGTCTTCGTACTCACCTACGCCACCGAGGAACTCGACATGTCACGCGGCTCGGCGCTCACCGCCGTGCTGATCGGCTCCTCGCTACAGATCGTGCTCATCCCGCTGGCCGGGGCGCTCTCGGACCGGGTCAACCGGCGGCTGTTGTACGGGGGCGCCGCCGTGGCCGCCGGGGTCTGGCCGTTCCTGTTCTTCCCGCTGGTCGCGGACGGCAGTTGGGCGCTGCTCACCCTCGGGGTCGTCGGCGCACTGGTGATCCACTCGCTGATGTACGGGCCGCAGGCGGCCTTCATCGCCGAGCAGTTCTCCCCCCGGCTGCGCTACACCGGCTCCTCGCTCGCCTACACCCTCGCCGGGCTCATCGGCGGCGCGATCGCGCCGCTGCTCTTCACCACGCTGCTCGGGGCCTATCACGCCTGGGTGCCGCTGGCCGTCTACATCGCGATCACCGCCGCGGTCACGGTGGCGGGCCTCTGGCTGGGCCGGAACCCGTCCGCCGCCGAGGAGGAGGAGCCGGAGCCGCTCCCCGTCGGCCCCACCGCCTCCACGACCGTGTCCTGA
- a CDS encoding carbon-nitrogen hydrolase family protein — protein sequence MPLRIALSQITTGPDPASNLALLREETQRAAAAGARLVAFPEAAMACFGTRLGPIAEPLDGPWATEVRQIAKDAGLVVVAGMFTPAPDGRVTNTLLATGPGVETSYDKIHLYDAFGFAESKTVAPGSEVVTFDLDGVRIGLATCYDVRFPELFRAHADAGAVVSLLPASWGAGPGKREQWELLTRARALDATVWLAAVGQADPEASGLTAAASAPTGIGHSALIGPDGTVRERLDAGPGLLVGEVDTEEVTEVRRTVSVLANRRLGGRS from the coding sequence ATGCCCCTCCGCATCGCACTGAGCCAGATCACCACCGGTCCGGACCCGGCGTCGAACCTCGCCCTGCTGCGCGAGGAGACCCAGCGGGCGGCGGCCGCCGGGGCGCGTCTGGTCGCCTTCCCGGAGGCGGCCATGGCCTGCTTCGGCACCCGGCTCGGCCCCATCGCCGAACCGCTGGACGGCCCCTGGGCCACCGAGGTCCGGCAGATCGCGAAGGACGCCGGGCTGGTGGTGGTGGCCGGGATGTTCACCCCGGCGCCCGACGGCCGGGTGACCAACACCCTGCTGGCCACCGGCCCGGGAGTGGAGACCTCCTACGACAAGATCCATCTCTATGACGCCTTCGGCTTCGCCGAGTCCAAGACCGTGGCCCCGGGCTCCGAGGTGGTGACCTTCGACCTGGACGGCGTCCGGATCGGCCTGGCCACCTGCTACGACGTACGGTTCCCCGAGCTCTTCCGGGCGCACGCCGACGCGGGCGCGGTGGTCTCCCTGCTGCCCGCTTCCTGGGGCGCGGGGCCCGGTAAGCGCGAGCAGTGGGAGCTGCTGACCCGGGCGCGGGCGCTCGACGCCACCGTATGGCTGGCGGCCGTGGGCCAGGCCGACCCGGAGGCGTCCGGCCTGACCGCCGCGGCCTCCGCGCCCACCGGTATCGGCCACAGCGCCCTGATCGGCCCCGACGGCACCGTGCGGGAGCGGCTGGACGCGGGGCCCGGGCTGCTGGTGGGGGAGGTGGACACCGAGGAGGTCACCGAGGTGCGCCGCACGGTGTCCGTCCTGGCCAACCGCAGGCTGGGCGGACGGTCATGA
- a CDS encoding cupin domain-containing protein encodes MSEAGREAGRAAMSGTAGAKPEHEFHLPAGPWRRPPGAAAGVSEQILAADGSGTHTTALVRWEPGTDTSPSGVVRHDGWEEVYLLEGSMRDLTLGETFSRGFYACRPPGMPHGPWVSEEGVTMLVITYPEATAGR; translated from the coding sequence ATGAGCGAGGCCGGGCGTGAGGCCGGGCGTGCGGCCATGAGCGGCACCGCCGGGGCCAAGCCGGAGCATGAGTTCCATCTGCCCGCCGGGCCCTGGCGGCGGCCGCCGGGCGCGGCCGCGGGGGTCAGCGAACAGATCCTGGCCGCGGACGGGAGCGGCACCCACACCACCGCCCTGGTGCGCTGGGAGCCGGGGACGGACACCTCCCCGTCCGGGGTGGTCCGCCATGACGGCTGGGAGGAGGTCTATCTCCTCGAGGGCAGCATGCGCGATCTGACCCTGGGGGAGACCTTCTCGCGCGGCTTCTACGCCTGTCGGCCGCCGGGGATGCCGCATGGCCCCTGGGTCTCCGAGGAGGGCGTCACCATGCTGGTGATCACCTACCCGGAGGCGACGGCCGGACGGTGA
- a CDS encoding GntR family transcriptional regulator has product MPAQSGREKAYAFLKETVLTDPDMQGRFLTEQEIADRIGISRTPIREALLLLAAEDLVQLVPKRGAHIAPLSGREITELMELRGIVERHAAERTIEAGTVPVGKLTELLERQRELMGPEQAKEFIAVDHLFHATMVAAVGNELLNRHYDGLRSRQIRAGVVALYTQTGRQEEVLGEHRAILDAVASGDPEAARTAISAHLGSTLKVLLAG; this is encoded by the coding sequence GTGCCAGCGCAGTCCGGACGAGAAAAGGCGTACGCGTTCCTCAAGGAGACCGTGCTGACCGATCCCGACATGCAGGGCAGGTTCCTCACCGAGCAGGAGATCGCCGACCGGATCGGCATCTCCCGGACCCCGATCCGTGAGGCCCTCCTCCTGCTGGCGGCCGAGGATCTGGTGCAGCTGGTCCCCAAACGGGGTGCGCATATCGCCCCGCTCTCCGGCCGGGAGATCACCGAGCTGATGGAGCTGCGCGGGATCGTCGAGCGCCATGCCGCCGAGCGGACCATCGAGGCGGGCACGGTGCCGGTCGGGAAGCTGACGGAGCTGCTGGAGCGGCAGCGCGAGCTGATGGGGCCGGAGCAGGCCAAGGAGTTCATCGCCGTCGACCATCTCTTCCACGCGACCATGGTCGCCGCGGTGGGCAATGAACTCCTCAACCGGCACTACGACGGGCTGCGCAGCCGCCAGATCCGGGCCGGGGTAGTGGCCCTGTACACCCAGACCGGCCGCCAGGAGGAGGTGCTCGGCGAGCACCGGGCGATCCTGGACGCGGTGGCCTCCGGGGACCCGGAGGCGGCCCGCACGGCGATCAGCGCCCATCTGGGGTCGACGCTGAAGGTGCTGCTCGCCGGGTGA
- a CDS encoding medium chain dehydrogenase/reductase family protein encodes MLTEVVLPGQVEPEGLELRTRPRPEPGPGQALVAVEASGVSFAEQQMRRGKYYDQPPFPFVPGYDLVGTVVSTGPGVDPALRGRRFAALTKIGGWASHALVDAGDLVEVPEGVDAAEAETVVVNGITAWQMLHRVVKVRPGMTVLVHGANGGVGTTLVQLARHSGIKVIGTASPRHHDAVRTLGATPLDYRDPDLPARVRELAPGGVDAVFDHIGGEGIVDSFRLLARGGTLVSYGTAATRDVPGSSRAPVLKLFARLALWNLLPNGRRAHFFNLWAGRRRLAAFQGRVRADLGQVLALMAKGEFTALVAARIPLSDAAKAMRLAESGTVAGKVVLVPDEDARRSGEEGAR; translated from the coding sequence ATGCTCACCGAAGTCGTTCTGCCAGGTCAGGTGGAGCCTGAAGGGCTCGAGCTCCGCACCCGTCCGCGGCCCGAGCCCGGTCCCGGGCAGGCGCTGGTGGCCGTCGAGGCATCGGGGGTCTCCTTCGCGGAGCAGCAGATGCGCCGCGGGAAGTACTACGACCAGCCGCCGTTCCCCTTCGTGCCCGGCTATGACCTGGTGGGCACGGTGGTCTCGACCGGCCCCGGGGTGGATCCGGCCCTGCGGGGGCGCCGGTTCGCGGCGCTCACGAAGATCGGCGGCTGGGCCAGCCACGCCCTCGTCGACGCGGGCGACCTGGTGGAGGTCCCCGAGGGGGTGGACGCGGCGGAGGCCGAGACGGTGGTGGTCAACGGGATCACGGCGTGGCAGATGCTCCATCGCGTGGTCAAGGTGCGCCCCGGAATGACCGTGCTGGTCCACGGGGCCAACGGCGGGGTGGGCACCACCCTGGTCCAGCTCGCCCGCCACTCGGGCATCAAGGTCATCGGCACCGCCTCACCCCGCCATCACGACGCGGTGCGCACCCTCGGCGCCACCCCGCTCGACTACCGCGATCCGGATCTGCCCGCCCGGGTGCGGGAGTTGGCGCCGGGCGGGGTCGACGCGGTCTTCGACCACATCGGCGGCGAGGGCATCGTGGACTCCTTCCGGCTGCTCGCCCGCGGCGGCACGCTGGTCTCCTACGGCACGGCGGCCACCCGGGACGTCCCCGGCTCGTCCCGGGCCCCGGTGCTCAAGCTGTTCGCCCGGCTGGCCCTGTGGAACCTGCTGCCGAACGGACGGCGGGCGCACTTCTTCAACCTCTGGGCCGGGCGGCGGCGGCTGGCCGCCTTCCAGGGGCGGGTCCGCGCCGATCTGGGACAGGTGCTGGCGCTGATGGCGAAGGGCGAGTTCACCGCACTGGTGGCGGCGAGGATTCCGCTTTCCGACGCCGCGAAGGCGATGCGGCTGGCCGAGTCCGGCACCGTCGCCGGAAAGGTGGTCCTGGTCCCGGACGAGGACGCCCGCCGGAGCGGCGAGGAGGGCGCGCGATGA
- a CDS encoding TetR/AcrR family transcriptional regulator, translated as MATARRERYRKQTREEAKAVALAQLAESGTAGISVNAIAKAMGMTGPALYRYFASRDELLTELITDTYRDLAETLAQAVAGAAPADRFRAMARAMRDWAKRQPDRYLLIYGTPVPGYHAPPETAEIAAGMMRTIFDACSTVGDADSGTARGATTSHGQQPLTELEAELARHLEGAGSWVPGEEPGGELKGRALRAWTRLHGVISLDVQGQFTGMGFDPSVLFEAEIDALVRGG; from the coding sequence ATGGCGACAGCACGGCGAGAGCGCTACCGCAAACAGACCCGGGAGGAGGCCAAGGCCGTGGCCCTGGCCCAGCTGGCCGAGTCGGGCACGGCGGGCATCTCGGTGAACGCGATCGCGAAGGCGATGGGGATGACCGGCCCCGCGCTCTACCGCTATTTCGCCAGCCGGGACGAGCTGCTGACCGAGCTGATCACCGACACCTACCGCGATCTGGCCGAAACCCTCGCCCAGGCCGTCGCCGGCGCCGCCCCCGCCGACCGCTTCCGTGCCATGGCCCGTGCCATGCGCGACTGGGCGAAGCGCCAGCCGGACCGCTATCTGCTCATCTACGGCACCCCGGTGCCCGGTTACCACGCGCCGCCGGAGACCGCCGAGATCGCGGCCGGGATGATGCGGACCATCTTCGACGCCTGCTCCACCGTCGGCGATGCCGATTCCGGCACCGCGCGCGGCGCCACCACGAGTCACGGGCAGCAGCCGCTCACCGAGCTCGAGGCCGAGCTGGCGCGCCATCTCGAGGGCGCGGGCTCCTGGGTGCCCGGCGAGGAGCCCGGCGGTGAGCTGAAGGGCCGTGCGCTGCGCGCCTGGACCCGGCTCCACGGTGTGATCAGCCTTGATGTGCAAGGCCAGTTCACGGGCATGGGCTTCGATCCCTCGGTGCTCTTCGAGGCCGAGATCGACGCCCTGGTGCGGGGCGGCTGA
- a CDS encoding inorganic diphosphatase has product MEQGEFDVVVEIPEGSRNKYEMDHETGRIRLDRMLFTSTKYPADYGFVDHTLGRDGDPLDALVTVAEPTFPGCVILCRAIGMYCMRDEQGPDEKILCVPAHDPRYVGVQDIDDVPEFDRMEITHFFEVYKDLEPGKSVEGSHWEGRDRAYAEIAASRARAAETGRSQSS; this is encoded by the coding sequence ATGGAGCAGGGCGAGTTCGATGTGGTCGTGGAGATACCCGAGGGGTCCCGCAACAAGTACGAGATGGACCATGAGACCGGCCGGATCCGGCTGGACCGGATGCTGTTCACCTCGACGAAGTACCCGGCCGATTACGGCTTTGTCGACCACACCCTCGGCCGGGACGGCGATCCGCTGGACGCCCTGGTCACCGTCGCCGAGCCGACCTTCCCCGGCTGTGTGATCCTCTGCCGGGCCATCGGCATGTACTGCATGCGCGACGAGCAGGGCCCGGACGAGAAGATCCTCTGCGTCCCGGCCCATGACCCGCGCTATGTCGGCGTGCAGGACATCGACGACGTCCCCGAATTCGACCGCATGGAGATCACCCACTTCTTCGAGGTCTACAAGGACCTCGAGCCCGGCAAGTCCGTCGAGGGCTCCCACTGGGAGGGCCGCGACCGGGCCTACGCCGAAATAGCCGCCTCCCGCGCCCGCGCGGCCGAAACCGGCCGGTCCCAGAGCTCCTGA
- a CDS encoding ABC transporter ATP-binding protein, translated as MALEKRPVTTRAMARRLPQLVRRSLGLAWKVDRKAVVALLVCQALSGFFEAFGLLATTGTITALISSGHITDRLRDALPSIVVLAAAAGLRALLGIAVNNISSRLSPRISREAETQMLDAAINAELAAYDNPGFNDKWDAADRGAEVARDLITESQQLMACLSSLIAAAGVVTVLHPALLPLLLLAALPQGIAGMKAARVHYETSRAISADRRTLGLLRWYMVDKDIADQLRSGTMAEFLLKRYRAIGARVDAATDKAVHRGARYAVLGALAGGLASGLVWASLALLLGAGQMSVASAGTAVFALRTVGASLQGMVGYGTRLFRTGLYLDDWAEFIEEAGGHRMRRGALTPAAPRLIRAEGLTYAYPESDAPALDEVTLEVRRGEVLALVGENGSGKTTLSKLLTGLYLPTKGMVTWDGVGVAELDPQAMWRHTAVVPQDYAHWPLSARDNITLGQPHGGDERVREAAVHSGAHEVVDGLRSGLDTLLARQWWGGVELSGGQWQRIALARAFHRPAGLLVMDEPTSALDARAEHRIFAGLRRMAEDRAVVLVTHRLANVAVADRIVVLERGRVIQQGTFTELTGSPGLFRELWELQNDRGVPENDHGVSENDRGAPENERERGVPAPREASP; from the coding sequence ATGGCCTTGGAGAAGCGCCCCGTCACCACCCGGGCCATGGCCCGCCGACTGCCCCAACTGGTGCGCCGCTCCCTCGGATTGGCTTGGAAGGTGGACCGCAAGGCGGTGGTGGCGCTGCTGGTGTGCCAGGCGCTGTCGGGGTTCTTCGAGGCCTTCGGGCTGCTGGCCACCACCGGCACGATCACGGCGCTCATCTCGTCCGGCCACATCACCGACCGGCTCCGGGACGCGCTGCCCTCGATCGTGGTGCTGGCGGCGGCGGCCGGGCTGCGGGCGCTGCTGGGGATCGCGGTCAACAACATCTCCAGCCGGCTCTCCCCGCGGATCTCCCGGGAGGCCGAGACCCAGATGCTGGACGCGGCGATCAACGCCGAACTGGCGGCGTACGACAACCCCGGGTTCAACGACAAGTGGGACGCGGCGGACCGGGGCGCCGAGGTGGCGCGGGATCTGATCACCGAGTCGCAGCAGCTCATGGCGTGTCTCTCCTCGCTGATCGCGGCGGCGGGCGTGGTCACCGTGCTGCATCCGGCGCTGCTGCCGCTGTTGCTGCTGGCCGCGCTGCCGCAGGGGATCGCGGGGATGAAGGCGGCCCGGGTGCACTACGAGACCAGCCGCGCGATCAGCGCGGACCGGCGCACGCTGGGGCTGCTGCGCTGGTACATGGTGGACAAGGACATCGCCGATCAGCTCCGTTCCGGCACCATGGCGGAGTTTCTGCTGAAGCGGTACCGGGCCATCGGGGCGCGGGTGGACGCGGCCACCGACAAGGCGGTGCACCGGGGCGCGCGGTACGCGGTGCTGGGGGCGCTGGCCGGAGGGCTGGCGTCCGGGCTGGTCTGGGCGTCGCTCGCGCTGCTGCTGGGCGCGGGGCAGATGTCGGTGGCGTCGGCGGGCACGGCGGTGTTCGCGCTGCGGACGGTCGGCGCCTCGCTCCAGGGGATGGTCGGCTACGGGACACGGCTGTTCCGTACGGGGCTGTATCTGGACGACTGGGCGGAGTTCATCGAGGAGGCGGGCGGGCACCGGATGCGGCGCGGCGCCCTGACCCCGGCGGCGCCGCGGCTCATCAGGGCCGAGGGCCTGACGTACGCCTATCCGGAGTCCGACGCCCCGGCCCTGGACGAGGTCACGCTGGAGGTGCGGCGGGGCGAGGTGCTCGCGCTGGTCGGGGAGAACGGCTCGGGCAAGACCACCCTGAGCAAGCTGCTGACCGGGCTCTATCTGCCCACCAAGGGCATGGTGACCTGGGACGGCGTGGGCGTGGCGGAGCTGGATCCGCAGGCGATGTGGCGGCATACGGCGGTCGTTCCGCAGGACTACGCGCACTGGCCGCTGTCCGCCCGCGACAACATCACCCTGGGCCAGCCGCACGGCGGGGACGAGCGGGTCCGGGAGGCGGCGGTCCACTCCGGGGCGCATGAGGTGGTGGACGGGCTGCGCAGCGGGCTGGACACCCTGCTCGCCCGGCAGTGGTGGGGCGGGGTGGAGCTGTCCGGCGGGCAGTGGCAGCGCATCGCGCTGGCCCGCGCGTTCCACCGGCCCGCGGGGCTGCTGGTGATGGACGAGCCCACCAGCGCGCTGGACGCCCGCGCCGAGCACCGGATCTTCGCGGGGCTGCGGCGGATGGCGGAGGACCGCGCCGTGGTCCTGGTGACGCACCGGCTGGCGAACGTGGCGGTGGCGGACCGGATCGTGGTGCTGGAGCGGGGGCGGGTGATCCAGCAGGGCACCTTCACCGAGTTGACGGGGTCGCCCGGGCTGTTCCGGGAGCTGTGGGAGCTACAGAACGACCGCGGGGTGCCGGAGAACGACCACGGAGTCTCGGAGAACGACCGTGGGGCACCGGAGAACGAGCGCGAGCGCGGGGTGCCGGCGCCGCGCGAGGCGTCGCCCTGA
- a CDS encoding LysE family translocator codes for MVSIDRLLAFAAMSFLLIVIPGPSVLFVVGRALAQGRRAALTTVVGNTLGAYALVVAVALGVGSVVERSVLVFTALKLVGAAYLVYLGFKAVRQRRSLQTAFTGDGPAHGGLRTLWEGFAVGVANPKTIVFFAAVLPQFVDREQGHVVPQMLLLGLVFNAIAVISDSVWGLAAATARTWFARSPRRLAMVGGVGGLSMIGLGVTVAATGRAD; via the coding sequence ATGGTGTCCATCGACCGCCTTCTCGCCTTCGCGGCCATGTCCTTCCTGCTGATCGTGATCCCCGGTCCGAGCGTGCTCTTCGTGGTCGGCCGGGCGCTGGCCCAGGGCCGCCGCGCCGCGCTGACCACGGTCGTCGGCAATACGCTCGGGGCGTACGCACTGGTCGTGGCCGTGGCGCTGGGCGTCGGGTCGGTGGTGGAGCGCTCGGTGCTCGTCTTCACCGCGCTGAAGCTGGTGGGCGCCGCGTATCTGGTGTACCTGGGGTTCAAGGCGGTGCGGCAGCGCCGCTCGTTGCAGACCGCCTTCACCGGCGACGGCCCCGCCCACGGGGGTCTGCGCACGCTGTGGGAGGGGTTCGCGGTCGGTGTGGCCAACCCCAAGACGATCGTGTTCTTCGCGGCCGTACTGCCCCAGTTCGTCGACCGCGAGCAGGGGCATGTCGTGCCGCAGATGCTGCTGCTCGGGCTGGTCTTCAACGCCATCGCGGTGATCTCCGACAGCGTCTGGGGCCTGGCCGCGGCCACCGCCCGCACCTGGTTCGCCCGCTCCCCGCGGCGGCTCGCCATGGTCGGCGGCGTCGGCGGACTCTCCATGATCGGCCTCGGTGTCACCGTCGCCGCGACCGGCCGCGCGGACTAA